gttttggaaagtttggcTTGCCATCTttcgcttcttcttcctcaagagagAACCATCTTATTTTCATCTACGAGttttttccaaattgatttctttttgaaaaactgcatttgaaatactAATTTGCATCTAGCTACTTAAAACACTCTCTCATttatatctaggtcagattcaagattgatttcttcaagagtatggtttcttgaagaaattggtcattctcatttgaatccaaattttggtttctttttgggttagagcttgcaagctGGTGCCATGTGATGAAtgagctggagaaggagctgtcattgccatgaagaattgagcttcaagctttgctaagttggagaagaagattgcacaaaggaggtatagctcatcttcctaaatggatctaggtttttcttgagcttgcttgtgttcctttgtaagaatctttttctacttagtgcATTGTCTGGTtggttgatgacccccagttttttcccaatggtgggtttctgggtgaacaatttctgtttgcatctttgtaatttttctgggtttgtgttcttggtggttgactagtcatcgtacgaattgtggttgactagtcatcatatgaattctggctttgtgttcttagtggttgactagtcatcgtatgaattctAGGTTTGTATCCTtgtagttgactagtcatcattatctactgtttggtgtttgcttgattatgttgtcttcacacactttcaccatagttgttgctagcacaggggatgcctagattgacgggttcttctgagtgcctaggttgtcactagtaattctctaggCTTGCAGGTACATCTTAgtatgctctgtgtatgttattatttggtataattcatatctgacagttgactagtcataagagtatttggtcaaggtctagagtgtgtgaagtttgttgcgttcttggttgaatatcttttaagtttatccctcgtcacctaagtaccattttcaaccacaaCAAATATAAACTCTTGTTTGTTGCCGCAATTCACTGAACTTAACTAAACTTAGTTGTCGATGTAATTCACgttgttgtttatttgttaGTGGATatgaaataaacaaaatcaagCAAATTGATCTATTGATACTCGAAAGAAAAATAGTAGTTTTATAAGAGTATCTCCAATCGATATGTCAAATTCAATGTGAAAGCCAAATCAGCAGAAACATAACAGCAAAACTCACCCCAACCATAGCTTTAAGCCTACGTGAGTGAATTGGCGTTCTTGTTCAAAACGTTCAAATGACGCCCCAGGCTTGAAACGTCGTtcttatttaatattaattctTTAACCAATGGCCCACCAAGAAGTCCTTTGGGTTTTGCAATGGGACGCCACTTTCTAcaatttattgttattttagtaATCATATATTGGTtttattccaattttttgAAGGTTAATAAATATTGTAGTGCAgtgaaaatcaacttttttcttattcGAGTTTGAGACACTTACTAAATATGATAAGGGACTCTTATTCCTTCATAGCATGATTCATCCTTGCTCCAATTCCTTCAAAACTAATTCATCATTGCTTCAATTCCTTCATATATactataattttgttttattcccATTCTAAATACATAACCAAATTATGTATTCTCGTAACATTTTactatatgaaaaaaaaatgcgactatttgaattgaactttcttttagaaaataaaaataaaattcaaccTACCCcataaaggaaaaacaaaaattgggatGCTAAGTAAAATAAGTAGcaacatttttatttatttaattttttggtgaaaccattttttatttttaagaaaggGTCAAATTGTAAATTAAGCTCAGTGCAAGCAAATTGGCACTGAAATGCGCGAGAGAAGTTTGAAACATAATCGTTGCAAAGAAGAGAGGGCAAAAGTGTAAATATATAGACGAAACGCGATTAACTTTAGGCCGGGCAGTGGGCAGAGTTGACAGTAGAGCACCTAGCGACGTGAAAGCGAAGCTACTGGTTTGCGAGAGAagtgaagaagaggaagaattgAGAAAAAATATAGCTGTGGGttgtaaaccctaaattcccAAATCCATATAACCCTAAtctctctacatttccattccGATTCTCCTATCACACAAAAAACACCCTTCACAATCACACGCTTCGCTCTTGGCCACAATCACCGAACGACGTGAAAGCTAAGCAAGTGGGTTTGCAAGATAAGTGAAGAGAATGAATTGAGAAAAAATATAGCCGTTGGttgtaaaccctaaatccccaaATCCATATAACCTTAatcgctctctctctcactcagaTTCCCATTCTGAGGCTTGAAGATCACGCAACACTTGTTCAATtcaatctttctttcttcGTTTATAGTTGAAGTGTTGATTTAATTGGTTTGGTGACAATGAGGCTTGAAGATTTGAAGCTTAATCTGAATTCTTTGAACAATCGCAACCACAATGTCTGTGCAAAACCCAATCCCCGTTCTTTCAAGCGTCCACGTTCCTCCGATTATGATTACGATTCCGATTCCCATCCCCATCCAGCTGGGGTTTTGAGTCAGCAAACGAAGAGGAGGGTGAAGAGGCTGAGGCAGATGCCTAAGGCTAAAGATATTGATGAAGTAGATAATGGCGGGGTGGCGCCCTTGAAGGCAGTTTTTGATCATGGAGTTTCTGAGGTTTCTTCTAGTAATTTCAGTAGCTGCAAATCGCCAGTGACAGTACTCCATCATGCCTCTCCTGTCAACGCCACAACATCCGATGAGATTAATCTGTCGCCACGAAGGGCTGCTCGGGTTGCAATGCTGAAGGCACGGTTTGCAGGTACCATCTTCAAAGCCAAACAAGAGGTTCTTTACAGTGGCTCTAATGGTCTTGAAAACACCGAAGATGAGATCAAGAAGTTTAGGGCTGCCGAGATGATGAAAGCCAATGAGTACATCAAGGAGCAACGGCAACGAGATAGAGAAGCGGCTCGGCTTGCCCTCGAAAAGATGGAGAGAAATGTTGTCATTGATGATAACTTCAAAACGATGAGAGACTTTGAGATGTTAATTTCTGGCGCCAATTGCTAGCATGTGGAGATATTGGAGACTGTTAAGCTAAGAGTATATGgttagatagatagatagatagctTCAAGTAATTAAGATTTTTACATATAGGAAGAGGCTGCAGCATGTACAAAGTGCTAATGAGTAAGTCTACTGTCTTGTAGGCATTTCCACTGTATCTGTATATTTCCAAATTATAGCAATGAAAGAATATTTTGTCTCTTAACTTCCAAGCTCAAAGTATAAGCTGTCTgtcggatttgaatttttgaggGACTAACTAACTGACtccatcatttcaatttgattACAAGCCTTTGACAGTGTCCTATAAACAGTTGAAAGtaacttcaaacaaaacagttTAGTCAATCTAGGTTAGACGTTAAACACGATAAACGTTAAAGGCACAAACTTTCTTCACAAGATTATTGAAAAAGTCAGCTCTTTCCAAtgcattttcagttttcagaTATTCATGCAGTGTCTAACAAGATTATTGAAAAAGTCAGCTCTTTCTAAGGCATAAACAGTTGAAAATGATAGtaacttcaaacaaaacagttTAGTCAATTTAGGTTAGACGGGAACCAAGGTTACAGTGTCTAACACAATAACCGTTAAGGGGTCAACTTTCTTGACAAGAATcaagattataaaaaaagtcgatgcattttcagttttcaactATTCATGCAATCAATGATCACAAACAAAGGCAATAACTGCAAGGTGCTTTCACTCTGTGAACCACTAGTATGATTTTCTTAGCTGTCATCTGTTACTGTAAAAGTATTAAAGAAAAGCTCTATTTCTTCTAACAATCTCTTATCCCGTCTAATCCTCCAGGATTCCCGTCTAACCTAAATTGACTAaactgttttgtttgaagttaCTATCATTTTCAACTGTTTATGCCTTAGAAAGAGCTGACTTTTTCAATAATCTTGTGAAGAAAGTTTGTGCCTTTAACGTTTATCGTGTTTAACGTCTAACCTAGATTGACTAaactgttttgtttgaagttaCTTTCAACTGTTTATAGGACACTGTCAAAGGCTTGTaatcaaattgaaatgatggaGTCAGTTAGTTAGTCcctcaaaaattcaaatccaacaGACAGCTTATACTTTGAGCTTGGAAGTTAAGAGACAAAATATTCTTTCATTGCTATAATTTGGAAATATACAGATACAGTGGAAATGCCTACAAGACAGTAGACTTACTCATTAGCACTTTGTACANNNNNNNNNNNNNNNNNNNNNNNNNNNNNNNNNNNNNNNNNNNNNNNNNNNNNNNNNNNNNNNNNNNNNNNNNNNNNNNNNNNNNNNNNNNNNNNNNNNNATATCTCTAATTATATTGTTAAAGtttatctaatgaagtttttgttGATCACTGTACTTTTTTCCACTAAATTAGACCCTTTTTGTTGACCGCTATGCTTTTATTAGGGAGGAATACAGGTACAACAAACAATTGTTTCTTGTGTGTGGATCataataaactaataataGTAGGATGCCGACTCAACAATAATAATTGCTAAATTGCCCGATGTGAAAAACATGTGAAATGGATATGAAACAATTATTAGTGTGTGGGGGGGGGCAATGTCTGAACTTACCTTTCACAACAAAATATATGAGCTTGACTTGTCTCCTCCACATATTCATTATAAAGTTAAACTCGGACGatctttcaaaagaaaataactgGATCATTCTTTTCTGTTATTATACAGTAAATAAATGTATTATGCTGTTTTGGACGACTGATGCTAGCAAAATTCAGGTGGTTTTACAGAAATTATAGAGGGAATCTTATATATGCACAGCAGATTTGCACTAAACCATTTAGGGTTTACAGTTTACTGGTTGTCTGGTACCATATGGGCCACCAGACAGTTTACTTTTAGAAAGGTGAAAAACTCTGCAAAATCATACAGGGAATCTTATGCATACATAATGCAGTCTTAATTATATCTCATCATCGTAGTAAAGAAAGTAGCAGCTTTATACTAGATAATTTTGGAATTGTCTGGAGAAAAGTTGGAAATTCCACAGCTCTTACTACTTGCATCAGTGCTACAAATGGGAATTCTAAGCCTTCCACAGCTCTTATTGTTTCAattaattcttaatttattattatcattcaGTGTTTCTTGGGCAGGTTCAGATTCAGCTCCAGATCAAGACTTTGTTCAATGCCTTCTAAGCCATTCCCAGCCTTCTCACCCCATCTCTGAAGCAATTTACATTCCCAACAATGCTTCTTACGCATCTGTTTTGCGATCTTACATCCGAAACCTTAGATTCAACACATgttcaaccccaaaacctttCCTTATTATCACTCCTCTGCATGAATCTCATGTGCAGCAAGCCATTGTTTGTGCTCAAAAGCAAAACTTGCTGATGAAAATTAGAAGCGGAGGCCATGATTATGAGGGTGTATCTTATGTGTCCGACCTTCCGTTCTTCCTCCTCGACATGTTTAATCTTCGATCCATCGACATAGACATAAATTCCGAGACTGCATGGGTCCAGGCTGGGGCAACTCTTGGTGAACTTTTCTACAGAATTTATGAGAAAAGCAAAATCCATGGCTTTCCTGCCGGTGTTTGTCCTACAGTTGGTGTTGGTGGCCACTTTAGTGGAGCTGGATATGGCAATTTGATGAGGAAGTACGGCCTATCCGCGGACAATATAATTGATGCGCAACTGATGGATGTGCACGGGAGACTTCTCGACCGAAAATCAATGGGAGAAGATCTGTTTTGGGCCATCACAGGAGGCGGCGGAGCCAGCTTTGGAGTTGTCATCGcttacaaaatcaatcttGTACGTGTTCCACAAACAGTTACTGTTTTCAGGGTCGAAAGGACCTTGGAACAGAATGCAACAGAGATTGTGTACCGTTGGCAATATGTTGCACCTAAGCTGGATACTGACTTGTTCATCAGGCTTACCATGGAAGTTGTAAATATTACTGGCGGTCCATTAAGTACTGGTGGAGAAAACTATAAGACTATAAGAGCTTCATTCATTGGATTCTTTCTTGGAAACTCTGAAAGACTTCTCTCTGTTATGGAAACTGGCTTCCCTGAATTGAGTTTGAAGCAATCAGATTGCATTGAAATGAGCTGGGTTGAATCTGTGCTTTTCTGGACAAGCTTCCCCATTGGAACAGAGCCTGAAGCCTTACTTTCTAGAAAGCCTCAAGTACTTGTCCACCTCAAGAGGAAATCAGACTACGTCAAAACCCCAATTCCGAAAATTGGTTTGATGTGGATTTGGCAGAAAATGATCGAATTTGAGGTACCGATCATGAGCTTTAACCCCTACGGTGGAAAAATGAGTGAGATTCCAGAATCCGCAACTCCTTGTCCACATAGAGCTGGGAATCTTTGGAAGATTCAGTATGCAACAAATTGGGAAGTATCAGGGGCTGAGGCCTCAGATTACCATctaaatttgacaaaaaagcTTTACTTCTACATGACTCCTTTTGTTTCCATGAATCCAAGGGAAGCCTATTTCAACTATAAAGATCTTGACCTGGGGATCAACAACAATGGCAAGGCAAGCTATTTTGAGGGAAGAGCTTATGGGATTAGGTACTTCAAGGATAATTTCGACCGATTGGTGCGTATTAAGACCGAGGTTGATCCTGGTAATTTCTTTAGGAATGAGCAAAGCATCCCAACTCTTCCATAAGAGAGGAGGTAGATAGCTAGCATGGAAAAAATCAATTTGGTTGTCTGGATCTTTGGTGTGTTCATTACTGAGCTATAGATTGATGGTTCCTTGGTTTGTTAAAATTGTAGCCATTGATTGAGAAATAATGTCTTTAAATtagccaaaaataaaaataaaacggAAGAAATTAGATGATACAAACTAAATTTCATTGCATTAAAGATATATTGCAATTTGTTATAGTACATAGTAGAAGTTTTACTACAGCTCCTGTAAAATTAACAGATGTAGGTCTGCTACCCGTACAGAAGGTGCGTAGCCGGGGTAATACAGAAGTTCCAGAAATAAATGTTTCCAGCTGCACTAGTAGCCTCTAGTAGACTCGACCTGCATTGTGTCTACTATGGTTGCCACAAGGCACTATTAAAATCAGTGGTCCAAATAGACTAGACAAAATGAAATCCGTAGTTACAAAGGCAGAAAATTCTCCTCCACATGATCTGAGTAGCCaggaaaaagataaatgaaGATGATCCAAGACCTTCATAAGAGGTTCTGTCAAATAGTTCTGTACAAAAGTGCATCCGTAAACCGGTACATGAACAAAGTATACTTCTTTTAATCTTTTCAGaccgaaaaaataaaaacaaagtttcTGTGATAAGCTACATTTTATCTTCAGTCCTTCATACTGAGGCTACATTGAGTGTGTTTGAACACTAAATCAATGAGGTGATGGTACGtccatgttttgttttctctatCTTCAGGTTCCAGGGAGGAGTATGCTGCTTCACAGTTTCTAAGGAAATGCCCCTTCCCAAATGCAGTGAGAACTAAAGGATCAGTATTCATTTCCACAGCTTTGCGGAGAAAGCCGTTCTCCCTCCATGTATCTAAAGTTCTAGACCCATCATAGCCAATCCTATTAGCATCAAATACAATTCCAACAGTGATAATATCAGGCTCCACACCCTGGGTTAGTAATTGGGAGAGGAAGATTCTCAAGTGTGTGAAATCTTTCATCTTCAAATAAGCCAGCATTATAATGTTTGCAACCGTTTCATTCCATGGGACATTTTGTTCTTTCATCTCATCAACAATGGAATCCATACCTCTTCGACTAAGAACACCTGCTTGGGAAAGGAGACGCAGACACCAAACAAGATCAGTCTGACCAAATCTTGAAGAAAGATCAACTCCCAATTTCTCTAATCTGGAAAACATATAATTATCAATATAAACCTCAGCTAGTTTCCTAATTAAGTCATTCTTTACCACAGTTCCGGAGTTCAAAACTCTCCTATAAACATTTTCCATCTTCTCCAAAATACCAAATTTTGCATAAACCTCGACCATTGCAATCAAACTAGAAGACTGCAAAGCCATTCTTCTTGAAAGCATGGATTGATACACACTTTCCATTCTTTTGAGCAAACCACCCCCTGCAAACTCTCGAATAAGCAAATTATAGGTAATGTGGTCAGGTGAACAGccatttaatttcattttcttcacaCACATGCCTATCTCATCATACATTCTATACTTCCCATATGCTTCAATAAGTCCATCATAGGTATCAGTTTCTGGTGCCAAATTCATTTCTTTCATCTCGTTaaggaaaaacaaagcatCATCAAAGTTTCCTTGTCTGGCACAAccatgaataactgaattgtAAACCTCCAAGGACGGCCTAAGATTGTGACTCTTCATCTCTTGAAAGCATCGTACTGCCTCTTCTATCAGACCCTCTTCACCTAGCAAACCTATTATCTTGCTGTAGTTAAACTCATTAATCCGTGATTTCTCGATGTTCTTCCACATATCAAACAACTGTTCAGAGTTCCCAGAGTAGCAATTTCAATAAGAACATTAGACAACTACCTCTCATGATGCTCTGTTTAGATGCTcaggaaaataaaagagaaacaacGAAAGAAAAGAACGCAAATCAAACATATGAATACACAGTGAGCTTTTTCTTAAATCCCCATTtctatgaagaaaaaaaattccatttaACTGAGCTTAACTGAGCAAACCTTTTCACCATTTCTGGAACACTACAGAACAGAAATCATaggaaactttttttcttttttttttccttgcatTACTTTTCTGGCTTTCTTGGCAACCAAAATCCCggctttttaaagaaattcaCATTAtattaccaaaaataaattctcTATAAAAAAACTATGACaacaaataaactaaaattaaaaaataccaaGGGTAACccctcaaaattcaaaacccaaaacccaatatCCAAATTGCAAATCCTAGAGGTATAGCCGTGTTATCTCGctgctctctttttctttttctttttttattcttttaacaCTGGGaaatattcaatatatatatatatatatgttataaagaaatgaagcccacataggtaAAACTAGATGGCAATTAGTTAAAAGATGGAGATAAAGCTAGGaggtattagtcaaaagatgggataatgatgttggggagaaatcattatgtctcccttaaaagccatttactttgcctataaatagacattatatttgcttgtaaacacATATGGAAGAATGAAAGAATagagggaagaaagaagagaatagagtGAGAGTAAGATTGGAGTTTATCTGAGGagaaattctgtcagtgtaaacaccacaaagagaaatataattccactcccaatattacagtggtacttctcatcctctgattattctagttttataacacgttattaGCACAatagtctctccttttatttctgaaatttttccaactcaacactatgtggttatttctctgtctcctctctgtcatatgtctactctcactttactactacaacgacatgcaaacttttttttttgtgttctcacaatttctatgttgtttaatccatgcttgtttaatttacttctttgtaacgTAATTTGGAATGGCGCGGTTTTTATACCCCGtcctgttattttatggtggtgtaatttttttacctATCGCGTTGTAAtacaaattattgtaataaaatgatggtgtgatcttaaaactcatctattatatcttgaatggcttattatcacaaaacgtccctaaggtttacgaaactatcatattgcatccttaatgtttttttttgtcattcgtggtcctcaaagttagcatgcatgatcacaaatggtccctgccgttaggttccgtcaaaa
The window above is part of the Prunus dulcis chromosome 1, ALMONDv2, whole genome shotgun sequence genome. Proteins encoded here:
- the LOC117633875 gene encoding berberine bridge enzyme-like 8; its protein translation is MGILSLPQLLLFQLILNLLLSFSVSWAGSDSAPDQDFVQCLLSHSQPSHPISEAIYIPNNASYASVLRSYIRNLRFNTCSTPKPFLIITPLHESHVQQAIVCAQKQNLLMKIRSGGHDYEGVSYVSDLPFFLLDMFNLRSIDIDINSETAWVQAGATLGELFYRIYEKSKIHGFPAGVCPTVGVGGHFSGAGYGNLMRKYGLSADNIIDAQLMDVHGRLLDRKSMGEDLFWAITGGGGASFGVVIAYKINLVRVPQTVTVFRVERTLEQNATEIVYRWQYVAPKLDTDLFIRLTMEVVNITGGPLSTGGENYKTIRASFIGFFLGNSERLLSVMETGFPELSLKQSDCIEMSWVESVLFWTSFPIGTEPEALLSRKPQVLVHLKRKSDYVKTPIPKIGLMWIWQKMIEFEVPIMSFNPYGGKMSEIPESATPCPHRAGNLWKIQYATNWEVSGAEASDYHLNLTKKLYFYMTPFVSMNPREAYFNYKDLDLGINNNGKASYFEGRAYGIRYFKDNFDRLVRIKTEVDPGNFFRNEQSIPTLP
- the LOC117633884 gene encoding pentatricopeptide repeat-containing protein At4g14190, chloroplastic, yielding NCYSGNSEQLFDMWKNIEKSRINEFNYSKIIGLLGEEGLIEEAVRCFQEMKSHNLRPSLEVYNSVIHGCARQGNFDDALFFLNEMKEMNLAPETDTYDGLIEAYGKYRMYDEIGMCVKKMKLNGCSPDHITYNLLIREFAGGGLLKRMESVYQSMLSRRMALQSSSLIAMVEVYAKFGILEKMENVYRRVLNSGTVVKNDLIRKLAEVYIDNYMFSRLEKLGVDLSSRFGQTDLVWCLRLLSQAGVLSRRGMDSIVDEMKEQNVPWNETVANIIMLAYLKMKDFTHLRIFLSQLLTQGVEPDIITVGIVFDANRIGYDGSRTLDTWRENGFLRKAVEMNTDPLVLTAFGKGHFLRNCEAAYSSLEPEDRENKTWTYHHLIDLVFKHTQCSLSMKD